The Anguilla rostrata isolate EN2019 chromosome 18, ASM1855537v3, whole genome shotgun sequence genome has a window encoding:
- the LOC135244640 gene encoding receptor-type tyrosine-protein phosphatase epsilon-like isoform X1, giving the protein MMVLVLFLMTATIASVNSSNGTDIVTPPSAITHIVWSVLVTSVLLVIFILLAVYCLRFRNHRKADVTTVDKKLPNGFLEEQGPRCCLPRLHRSEQQTVVLLPKFPPAPKYFPIPVSRLEEEYRQRSADDGKMFREEYGSLPSGCAQGTCDVASREENREKNRYPNILPYDNSRVVLTQIDGIKSSDYINASYIDGYKDKNKFIAAQGPKPETVADFWRMIWEQKTATIVMLTNIKERKEDKCHQYWPEQGCWCYGNVRVVVEDFTVLVDYTIRKFCVQYQGGDGAKAPRLVTQLHFTSWPDFGVPFSPIGMLKFLKKVKTVNPSYAGPVVVHCSAGVGRTGTFIVIDGMIDMMHVEQKIDVFSFVCKIRNQRSQMVQTDMQYSFIYQALLEYYLYGDTELDISSLEGHLHKLHNTVVPLDRIGLEEEFKKLTNVRIMKENMRVGNLPANMRKNRVLQIIPYDFNRVILSMKRGQEFTDYINASFIDGYRQKDHYMATQGPLAQTVEDFWRMVWEWRCHSIVMLTELQEREQDKCFQYWPAEGTVTHGDYAVEIKGDTLCDSFSLRDLVLTYVPENQTRFVRHFHFHGWPEVGIPGEGKGMIDFIAAVQRQQQKSGNHPIAVHCSAGAGRTGTFIALSNILERVKAEGLLDVFQTVKSLRMQRPHMVQTVEQYDFCYRVVQDFVDIFSDYANFK; this is encoded by the exons ATGATGGTCCTTGTCCTGTTTTTGATGACCGCCACCATCGCATCCGTTAACTCGTCGAATGGGACAGACATAG tGACACCCCCTTCTGCCATTACCCACATCgtctggtctgtgctggtcACCTCCGTGCTTCTGGTCATCTTCATCCTATTGGCCGTATACTGCCTCAG gtttaGGAACCATAGGAAGGCAGACGTTACTACAGTTGACAAAAAGCTACCGAATGGCTTCTTGGAAGAACAAG GACCACGCTGTTGCCTCCCTCGGCTGCATCGTTCAG AGCAGCAGACGGTGGTTCTGCTCCCCAAATTCCCGCCCGCGCCCAAGTACTTCCCCATCCCCGTGTCCCGTCTGGAGGAGGAGTACCGCCAGCGCTCGGCCGACGACGGGAAGATGTTCCGCGAGGAGTACGGC TCTCTGCCCAGTGGCTGTGCTCAGGGCACCTGTGATGTGGccagcagagaggagaacagagagaagaacagaTATCCCAACATCCTCCCCT aTGACAACTCCAGGGTCGTGTTAACACAGATTGATGGGATTAAGAGCTCAGATTACATAAATGCCTCGTATATCGAT GGttacaaagacaaaaacaaatttattgcAGCACAAG GTCCCAAACCAGAAACGGTGGCAGACTTCTGGAGGATGATTTGGGAACAGAAGACAGCGACTATAGTGATGCTGACGAacataaaagagagaaaagag GATAAGTGCCACCAGTACTGGCCCGAGCAGGGCTGCTGGTGCTATGGCAACGTgcgggtggtggtggaggactTCACTGTGCTGGTGGACTACACCATACGGAAGTTCTGTGTGCAATAC cagggcggcgacGGCGCCAAAGCCCCCAGGCTGGTCACGCAGCTGCACTTCACCAGCTGGCCCGACTTCGGGGTGCCCTTCTCCCCCATCGGCATGCTCAAGTTCCTCAAGAAGGTCAAGACCGTCAACCCGTCGTACGCCGGACCCGTCGTGGTGCACTGCAG TGCTGGCGTGGGACGGACGGGTACCTTCATCGTCATCGACGGCATGATTGACATGATGCATGTGGAGCAGAAGATCGACGTCTTCTCCTTTGTGTGCAAAATACGAAATCAGCGCTCGCAGATGGTCCAGACTGAC ATGCAGTACTCATTCATCTACCAGGCCCTGCTGGAATACTACCTCTATGGGGACACAGAACTGGACATATCTTCTCTGGAGGGTCATCTGCACAAGCTGCACAACACAGTGGTACCCCTGGACCGGATCGGGCTGGAGGAGGAGTTCAAG AAATTGACCAACGTGAGGATAATGAAGGAGAACATGAGGGTGGGGAACCTTCCGGCAAACATGAGGAAGAACCGCGTCCTGCAGATCATACCAT ATGATTTCAACAGAGTAATCCTGTCTATGAAAAGGGGCCAGGAATTCACAGATTACATCAACGCCTCCTTCATAGAC GGCTACAGGCAGAAGGATCACTACATGGCCACGCAGGGCCCCCTGGCCCAGACGGTGGAGGACTTTTGGAGGATGGTGTGGGAGTGGAGGTGCCACTCCATCGTCATGCTAACCGAGctgcaggagagggagcag GATAAGTGTTTCCAGTactggccagcagagggcactgtgACACATGGAGATTATGCAGTGGAAATCAAGGGGGACACGCTGTGTGACAGCTTCAGCCTGCGAGACCTGGTGCTCACCTACGTTCCG GAGAATCAGACGCGGTTCGTCCGCCATTTCCACTTCCACGGCTGGCCCGAGGTGGGGATCCCGGGCGAAGGGAAGGGGATGATCGACTTCATCGCTGCCGTGCAGAGGCAGCAGCAGAAGTCCGGAAACCACCCCATCGCTGTGCACTGCAg TGCTGGTGCAGGGAGGACGGGCACGTTCATCGCCCTCAGTAACATCCTGGAGCGGGTCAAAGCCGAGGGGCTGCTGGACGTGTTCCAAACGGTCAAGAGTTTACGGATGCAGAGGCCCCACATGGTTCAGACTGTG GAGCAATATGATTTCTGCTACAGAGTGGTACAGGACTTTGTCGACATTTTCTCTGACTACGCCAATTTCAAGTGA
- the LOC135244640 gene encoding receptor-type tyrosine-protein phosphatase epsilon-like isoform X2, which translates to MMVLVLFLMTATIASVNSSNGTDIVTPPSAITHIVWSVLVTSVLLVIFILLAVYCLRFRNHRKADVTTVDKKLPNGFLEEQGPRCCLPRLHRSEQQTVVLLPKFPPAPKYFPIPVSRLEEEYRQRSADDGKMFREEYGSLPSGCAQGTCDVASREENREKNRYPNILPYDNSRVVLTQIDGIKSSDYINASYIDGYKDKNKFIAAQGPKPETVADFWRMIWEQKTATIVMLTNIKERKEDKCHQYWPEQGCWCYGNVRVVVEDFTVLVDYTIRKFCVQYGGDGAKAPRLVTQLHFTSWPDFGVPFSPIGMLKFLKKVKTVNPSYAGPVVVHCSAGVGRTGTFIVIDGMIDMMHVEQKIDVFSFVCKIRNQRSQMVQTDMQYSFIYQALLEYYLYGDTELDISSLEGHLHKLHNTVVPLDRIGLEEEFKKLTNVRIMKENMRVGNLPANMRKNRVLQIIPYDFNRVILSMKRGQEFTDYINASFIDGYRQKDHYMATQGPLAQTVEDFWRMVWEWRCHSIVMLTELQEREQDKCFQYWPAEGTVTHGDYAVEIKGDTLCDSFSLRDLVLTYVPENQTRFVRHFHFHGWPEVGIPGEGKGMIDFIAAVQRQQQKSGNHPIAVHCSAGAGRTGTFIALSNILERVKAEGLLDVFQTVKSLRMQRPHMVQTVEQYDFCYRVVQDFVDIFSDYANFK; encoded by the exons ATGATGGTCCTTGTCCTGTTTTTGATGACCGCCACCATCGCATCCGTTAACTCGTCGAATGGGACAGACATAG tGACACCCCCTTCTGCCATTACCCACATCgtctggtctgtgctggtcACCTCCGTGCTTCTGGTCATCTTCATCCTATTGGCCGTATACTGCCTCAG gtttaGGAACCATAGGAAGGCAGACGTTACTACAGTTGACAAAAAGCTACCGAATGGCTTCTTGGAAGAACAAG GACCACGCTGTTGCCTCCCTCGGCTGCATCGTTCAG AGCAGCAGACGGTGGTTCTGCTCCCCAAATTCCCGCCCGCGCCCAAGTACTTCCCCATCCCCGTGTCCCGTCTGGAGGAGGAGTACCGCCAGCGCTCGGCCGACGACGGGAAGATGTTCCGCGAGGAGTACGGC TCTCTGCCCAGTGGCTGTGCTCAGGGCACCTGTGATGTGGccagcagagaggagaacagagagaagaacagaTATCCCAACATCCTCCCCT aTGACAACTCCAGGGTCGTGTTAACACAGATTGATGGGATTAAGAGCTCAGATTACATAAATGCCTCGTATATCGAT GGttacaaagacaaaaacaaatttattgcAGCACAAG GTCCCAAACCAGAAACGGTGGCAGACTTCTGGAGGATGATTTGGGAACAGAAGACAGCGACTATAGTGATGCTGACGAacataaaagagagaaaagag GATAAGTGCCACCAGTACTGGCCCGAGCAGGGCTGCTGGTGCTATGGCAACGTgcgggtggtggtggaggactTCACTGTGCTGGTGGACTACACCATACGGAAGTTCTGTGTGCAATAC ggcggcgacGGCGCCAAAGCCCCCAGGCTGGTCACGCAGCTGCACTTCACCAGCTGGCCCGACTTCGGGGTGCCCTTCTCCCCCATCGGCATGCTCAAGTTCCTCAAGAAGGTCAAGACCGTCAACCCGTCGTACGCCGGACCCGTCGTGGTGCACTGCAG TGCTGGCGTGGGACGGACGGGTACCTTCATCGTCATCGACGGCATGATTGACATGATGCATGTGGAGCAGAAGATCGACGTCTTCTCCTTTGTGTGCAAAATACGAAATCAGCGCTCGCAGATGGTCCAGACTGAC ATGCAGTACTCATTCATCTACCAGGCCCTGCTGGAATACTACCTCTATGGGGACACAGAACTGGACATATCTTCTCTGGAGGGTCATCTGCACAAGCTGCACAACACAGTGGTACCCCTGGACCGGATCGGGCTGGAGGAGGAGTTCAAG AAATTGACCAACGTGAGGATAATGAAGGAGAACATGAGGGTGGGGAACCTTCCGGCAAACATGAGGAAGAACCGCGTCCTGCAGATCATACCAT ATGATTTCAACAGAGTAATCCTGTCTATGAAAAGGGGCCAGGAATTCACAGATTACATCAACGCCTCCTTCATAGAC GGCTACAGGCAGAAGGATCACTACATGGCCACGCAGGGCCCCCTGGCCCAGACGGTGGAGGACTTTTGGAGGATGGTGTGGGAGTGGAGGTGCCACTCCATCGTCATGCTAACCGAGctgcaggagagggagcag GATAAGTGTTTCCAGTactggccagcagagggcactgtgACACATGGAGATTATGCAGTGGAAATCAAGGGGGACACGCTGTGTGACAGCTTCAGCCTGCGAGACCTGGTGCTCACCTACGTTCCG GAGAATCAGACGCGGTTCGTCCGCCATTTCCACTTCCACGGCTGGCCCGAGGTGGGGATCCCGGGCGAAGGGAAGGGGATGATCGACTTCATCGCTGCCGTGCAGAGGCAGCAGCAGAAGTCCGGAAACCACCCCATCGCTGTGCACTGCAg TGCTGGTGCAGGGAGGACGGGCACGTTCATCGCCCTCAGTAACATCCTGGAGCGGGTCAAAGCCGAGGGGCTGCTGGACGTGTTCCAAACGGTCAAGAGTTTACGGATGCAGAGGCCCCACATGGTTCAGACTGTG GAGCAATATGATTTCTGCTACAGAGTGGTACAGGACTTTGTCGACATTTTCTCTGACTACGCCAATTTCAAGTGA
- the LOC135244640 gene encoding receptor-type tyrosine-protein phosphatase epsilon-like isoform X3 — protein sequence MMVLVLFLMTATIASVNSSNGTDIVTPPSAITHIVWSVLVTSVLLVIFILLAVYCLRFRNHRKADVTTVDKKLPNGFLEEQEQQTVVLLPKFPPAPKYFPIPVSRLEEEYRQRSADDGKMFREEYGSLPSGCAQGTCDVASREENREKNRYPNILPYDNSRVVLTQIDGIKSSDYINASYIDGYKDKNKFIAAQGPKPETVADFWRMIWEQKTATIVMLTNIKERKEDKCHQYWPEQGCWCYGNVRVVVEDFTVLVDYTIRKFCVQYQGGDGAKAPRLVTQLHFTSWPDFGVPFSPIGMLKFLKKVKTVNPSYAGPVVVHCSAGVGRTGTFIVIDGMIDMMHVEQKIDVFSFVCKIRNQRSQMVQTDMQYSFIYQALLEYYLYGDTELDISSLEGHLHKLHNTVVPLDRIGLEEEFKKLTNVRIMKENMRVGNLPANMRKNRVLQIIPYDFNRVILSMKRGQEFTDYINASFIDGYRQKDHYMATQGPLAQTVEDFWRMVWEWRCHSIVMLTELQEREQDKCFQYWPAEGTVTHGDYAVEIKGDTLCDSFSLRDLVLTYVPENQTRFVRHFHFHGWPEVGIPGEGKGMIDFIAAVQRQQQKSGNHPIAVHCSAGAGRTGTFIALSNILERVKAEGLLDVFQTVKSLRMQRPHMVQTVEQYDFCYRVVQDFVDIFSDYANFK from the exons ATGATGGTCCTTGTCCTGTTTTTGATGACCGCCACCATCGCATCCGTTAACTCGTCGAATGGGACAGACATAG tGACACCCCCTTCTGCCATTACCCACATCgtctggtctgtgctggtcACCTCCGTGCTTCTGGTCATCTTCATCCTATTGGCCGTATACTGCCTCAG gtttaGGAACCATAGGAAGGCAGACGTTACTACAGTTGACAAAAAGCTACCGAATGGCTTCTTGGAAGAACAAG AGCAGCAGACGGTGGTTCTGCTCCCCAAATTCCCGCCCGCGCCCAAGTACTTCCCCATCCCCGTGTCCCGTCTGGAGGAGGAGTACCGCCAGCGCTCGGCCGACGACGGGAAGATGTTCCGCGAGGAGTACGGC TCTCTGCCCAGTGGCTGTGCTCAGGGCACCTGTGATGTGGccagcagagaggagaacagagagaagaacagaTATCCCAACATCCTCCCCT aTGACAACTCCAGGGTCGTGTTAACACAGATTGATGGGATTAAGAGCTCAGATTACATAAATGCCTCGTATATCGAT GGttacaaagacaaaaacaaatttattgcAGCACAAG GTCCCAAACCAGAAACGGTGGCAGACTTCTGGAGGATGATTTGGGAACAGAAGACAGCGACTATAGTGATGCTGACGAacataaaagagagaaaagag GATAAGTGCCACCAGTACTGGCCCGAGCAGGGCTGCTGGTGCTATGGCAACGTgcgggtggtggtggaggactTCACTGTGCTGGTGGACTACACCATACGGAAGTTCTGTGTGCAATAC cagggcggcgacGGCGCCAAAGCCCCCAGGCTGGTCACGCAGCTGCACTTCACCAGCTGGCCCGACTTCGGGGTGCCCTTCTCCCCCATCGGCATGCTCAAGTTCCTCAAGAAGGTCAAGACCGTCAACCCGTCGTACGCCGGACCCGTCGTGGTGCACTGCAG TGCTGGCGTGGGACGGACGGGTACCTTCATCGTCATCGACGGCATGATTGACATGATGCATGTGGAGCAGAAGATCGACGTCTTCTCCTTTGTGTGCAAAATACGAAATCAGCGCTCGCAGATGGTCCAGACTGAC ATGCAGTACTCATTCATCTACCAGGCCCTGCTGGAATACTACCTCTATGGGGACACAGAACTGGACATATCTTCTCTGGAGGGTCATCTGCACAAGCTGCACAACACAGTGGTACCCCTGGACCGGATCGGGCTGGAGGAGGAGTTCAAG AAATTGACCAACGTGAGGATAATGAAGGAGAACATGAGGGTGGGGAACCTTCCGGCAAACATGAGGAAGAACCGCGTCCTGCAGATCATACCAT ATGATTTCAACAGAGTAATCCTGTCTATGAAAAGGGGCCAGGAATTCACAGATTACATCAACGCCTCCTTCATAGAC GGCTACAGGCAGAAGGATCACTACATGGCCACGCAGGGCCCCCTGGCCCAGACGGTGGAGGACTTTTGGAGGATGGTGTGGGAGTGGAGGTGCCACTCCATCGTCATGCTAACCGAGctgcaggagagggagcag GATAAGTGTTTCCAGTactggccagcagagggcactgtgACACATGGAGATTATGCAGTGGAAATCAAGGGGGACACGCTGTGTGACAGCTTCAGCCTGCGAGACCTGGTGCTCACCTACGTTCCG GAGAATCAGACGCGGTTCGTCCGCCATTTCCACTTCCACGGCTGGCCCGAGGTGGGGATCCCGGGCGAAGGGAAGGGGATGATCGACTTCATCGCTGCCGTGCAGAGGCAGCAGCAGAAGTCCGGAAACCACCCCATCGCTGTGCACTGCAg TGCTGGTGCAGGGAGGACGGGCACGTTCATCGCCCTCAGTAACATCCTGGAGCGGGTCAAAGCCGAGGGGCTGCTGGACGTGTTCCAAACGGTCAAGAGTTTACGGATGCAGAGGCCCCACATGGTTCAGACTGTG GAGCAATATGATTTCTGCTACAGAGTGGTACAGGACTTTGTCGACATTTTCTCTGACTACGCCAATTTCAAGTGA